The Cotesia glomerata isolate CgM1 linkage group LG7, MPM_Cglom_v2.3, whole genome shotgun sequence genome segment catctcaattttatattaggattatattatttagaatttaagatttaaggtaaaagacccaattattgacactgaactagttattgacacttgcaattttattttaattaaacaaattgactctaataaataaaaaatttggaaaatccaaaagtgcacgcctcataatctcatttttttacaataaaattgattataataaaatataaaaagcagAAAACTGCTATGGTTTAGGGGCGCCATAACTCTAaggtgaggaaaaaaatactataataaaatgtatatatagatatacaaaaaaatccacagtcatatattagtttttttataaataataatttaacggcagtgaattgaacgctcatattaattaagaaaatccgtcgtacgatcattttttcgacCAATTTCCCTGCTACATACACCCATTTATACACGGACGTCCAAAAAAGAGtatgtttaatgttattatttactatgttaaacaaaaaaatttttattgaaatatattttatgtgcctgacaaattatttgacttgatataaGTGTACTCATATTAACCTGTAAGTGCGAtataaatgacaaaaaatcaatttcagtttcaAGAAAAGTGCTTTTTTCGAAATAtcgagagtagagcacaacctcaacgcttcgcttatgaggcgtgcaataaatataatttttgaattataaattttaagataattggttttttgagaacattttatttttttaattagaataaaattgcaagtgtcaataactggatcttttaccttaatatttaaacaaataatttacttaCTGCAAGACAAAGCGGATGATTCGcttgatataaatataaaaattgatgttctGATAGTGAAGGGACTGTTTCACATTTTAGATTTGATGTAAGACataattctataaattaaaatttgttagagttaaaattaacaaactacaaaatttttttttattaaattatgaaaaaattttttttattataatcatccacggattttaatatcaaaaataaattttaccaaCTGGTATCTTGGATTCAataagcttattaaataattttaagcttCCGCTCAAATTTGGATGAATATTCGTACAGTGACCCAACCTGTCCGGTTTAAATTCCAAAATATCCATTACTTCTTTTTCATTTGGAaccttttaaataaattttaattattattattttaaatttttattttggcactaaaataaaaatttagtattgacTTTCTTCATGATCCTTGATCCTCGGATTactattacattaattattattattatatatattttttacaattgtaaATTGACTATATTTACAATTGTTATTGGCTATCTAGTCTATTgcacaatttttttctctaattatttataattttaaattagattattaattcctattataataaataatataacattaacgtataatatatattataatatatatataatatatatatatatatatatatatatatatatatatatatatatatatatatatatatatatatatatatatatatatatatataatattattaggtgacggaatggtagttacggacaatgtctcggatagcttaactggtagagcctttggcgcgtaaccaaatgatccgggttcgagtcccggtctgggctgtctgaattattttttcggttaccgaaaaattcctactgagtaaggtccctcctcccccctttatcctttatttccccagttcccaaatttgtctttaatgacaaatttagctataaattatggctacaattatagctataaaaatcataaacaatttttcatttttatttcaaagaaTCAAGTTTCATTCTCAAGTTTTATTCTAGtctttagaaataaaaatattgtaaaattgtaaaaatcatcaggCGTTAAAAATGTATAGACGGAaggacaagaaaattaacatcATACTATATTCAGAATTGAGTTTGTCATTAAGAGGTAACTGAATGGTAATTCTGGacagtgtctcggatagcttaagggAAGAGCAGTTAACACAATACGAATAAgaaaaactttattatttacttcacTATGTACAGCCCCTGAGGCTTATCAGgtattaagaaatatcattTATGTTATCCTCTATGAGAGCCCGTATGGGCCAGgtagacaatttattttaagtaacagGTCTTACGTTTATACCTGTGTATTATGTTTATGTCTATGTATCaacgatttaaataaataaacgcttgaataaaaaaaaaaaaaagggaagAGCAGTTGGCGCGAtaccaaaagatccaggttcgagtccTGGTCTTGGgccgtccgaattattttttcagttgaaTTTATCtctaatgacaaatttaaaataagaatgaaaaattgtttatgccTGGAATACAGGCtaacaaaaattatgaataattagagaaaaaaattgtgtaataAACTAGATAGCCAATAACAATTGTAAATATAGTCAATttacaattgtaaaaaatagatataataaaaaaaatgccattcgACCTCACCTgaaatggaaggtagatttcatgTGATATgagattttctttattcatgttatttaatttgttgaataaagaatgtttatgtaatttttaaattttcaatccgcaataacttttaaacgagtTAACCGATTATCACGTAGTTAACAACAatcgatgcagtttttttgaattctatgaTGAATTTCAAACCGTGGATTGATCAGATAGAAAATTTCGGAATTTGTTTAGAAAAACGcccctgatagccaccttaCCTATTATAACTTACTGTCAATCTACGTCCGCAATTTGAAACAAACTTGACGGAAAGAGTTGGCAAAGCGAGCGATTACCTATTAGTTACCCATAACTTACTCTGCAAATAGACGTCAAAACTTGCTGTACAAGTATTTCCGTCaaattgtagtaaagttgaaaggaaatttaactacaagtttgattgttaacttgtattcaagttgCGGCCGTAGATTTTCGTCAATTTGCTTACAACTGTTGTTGAGTGAAGAATTACTGCCAACTTGATGTATAAATTAACAGTAACTGCTGGAAGTCAACACTTACTGAGAAAGCGCTGGCTATCAGGggcttttttcgatttttttcgtcaacgatatctcacaaacgaatcaagcgattttgaccggtccggcggcgatcgacgtagtttttttatgtcaagagctgattagtttttgaaatcggtcggtaaagctgtttaaaagtcattctaaaaaaacgacatttgaaaaaaagttttcattattttaaaatttttgaatggcccataaaattaataaaaatcttcataAAGTATAAGTGTTATAGGTCAAATTGAAGGTAATATAATCAGCTTTACCATAAAGTTTTCGGAAATGAGATCTTTTCCGTcagtcaaaagttattcacggttaaagttacaaaactttaaatttaaaaaatttttaaaattttaaatggccaccatttctaaactaattaattgattttgctcatcttcgaactcgaCCTCGGTGATTACCCAAAGAATATGTGTACCTAGtttcatcaagatcggttGAAAACTTTTCGAGATATCCTGATGACAAGGCtggttatattacatatatatacagggtgtcccaaaagtcacggacgccattgtagcatctgatgaaaaaaataattctgataCGAAAattccttagccatttttcaattaaccgcatagataattaattattaattaaaaataacgtctctttatttgttagagagagagagagcgccagtgtccagtaaagtatgtgtcaaacaaagacacaactaactgtatgactaactagtttctatagctaacgtagtcacacatatttacttacacattcacacgtgcaagcgtcttcgttggaacgcacttgacttgacgccatattaaagcaaatttttttttaagggagttgggaaagaacggataggggaaaggggggacctactcagtgggaatttttccgtaattgaaaaaataatcagacagcccagactgggagtcgaacccagatctctcggttacgcgccaagggctctaccagttaagctatccgagacaagtactgactactttattcagtcacgtatatagcgctctctctctaacgcataaataatagtttaaaaaactaaaaacacgctttttatagaaaaccaaactaaaaaatagaaaataaattttaataaatttaaattaagaatagtgttaaaaatttcaataaatataaattaataatagtgtaaataaaaaatatattttattttaaaaagcgtgggtgctttttaagatatcaaaatgataatcactctactcatatctgtcaataaaatatttataactattgacaccatgcaccccacgctttttaaaataaaatacattttttatttacactattattaatttatatttattgaaattttaacactattcttaatttaaatttattaaaatttattttctatttttagtttggttttctataaaagcgtgtttttagtttttaaactattatttattttttactttttagtttggtttatttataaaagcgtgattttttagtttttttaaactattatttgttgattatcaaaaatattcaggcgcgcaaattacccacggagagttacatactgacaaactgacatacaagtgaagctaatataaagcgtgtaaaaaacctacggaggaaaacacctggtttcgaaatataacttcgggatggtcatcagaggattccgggttgatgtacgggtttatctgtgccattcccgatgaaaacctacggaggaaaacacctggtttcgagatataacttcgggatggtcatcagaggatgactaggaaggtcatcacctgggttctaggttgataataatcaaaatttaaataatatcattatggtagtctctttatgcgaaggagagttacatactgacaaactgacaaactgacaaactgacatacaagtgaagctaataaaaagcgtgtaaaaaggacgttattttaattaataattaattatttatgcgtctgattaaaaaatggctaaggacttttcgtctcagaattattttgtttatcagatgctacaatggcggccgttacttctgggacactctgtatatatatacatacatacataaattttttaaccaatggTGTTTTTGGAACTTATTTGACTAATTATGACATATGATAGTAAAATCAGGTGAAAATTCCACCATGAGGactaatgcaatagttagatttctaacaaaatctacctaaaaatagACTAGtctttagaaataaaaatattgtaaaattgtattaattattattattatttattttttaataaaaatacctcAGCGCAGTGCGCAGCAATTTTGAGCCCAACATCTCTGGCACTCTTTAGTAAATTCAAGCAAGCGTCACCTTGAGTTGGATCTCCGCTCAAGTCAATCCCTACGACACACTCcggatattttttataatactcaATAGctagttttatattttcttcgGCGTCTTTGAAGCCGTTTTTGCGGTTCACTGAAACTAAGAGCTTTACTGTGATACCTGGAGTGGTTTTTTTTGAATGTCTGAAagcaaattattaataattataaaattgaatgagTAGGATAGTTCTTAATAATaagacaaatttatttaattgaaaacttACTCAATAGCTTTAATGATGGTGTCAATGTACtcatttttagtcattttacCCTCGACATACCTTGGAGTGCTTCTCAGCTCCAAGTAAATTACATTGtcatcattaaattcattaattacgtCACAGGTTGTGATAAATAATGCTTCGGTGGTGTTAGTTAGCGAGTGaacaatatcaaatattttaaaacatctaaaattaattattaattaaataaatttttttttatttttaaaattttataataataataacttgattctttaaaattttattattttttttaatttcttaaaaaaaaaattaataaaataaaaataataataattacttactCTTTTAAAGAAACTGAAGAATCAATTCTACTTAATTcatcattaaaatttctattatttaattcaCTCAATTTGCGAATAGTTTTTTGTGACACTGATCCATTTAAATGCGCATGAAGttcctaaaataaaaatattcttccaaaataaatgttctttaaatattaaaaagaaaataacttACAAGCTTTGGCAACTTTTGGCAAAATAAATCCATGTCAatattatgaaattatttaaataaaaattgttgctTGTAAccgacaaaaaaattactaaagtCACTAGTATATAGTGAATTTTATAGGTTACAAAGCGCcctctagaaaaaaaatctaagaactaaaattaaaaattactgtcactaaaaaattaataataatttttaataaaaaaattaaacaataagtCACTGTCTATCAGGATCtttattgatcaatttttaattaccgaTAACATGACAGTAAAAatcttaagataaaaattttgcaagtGTTTAGTCTAGTAAATAAACTAAAcgacagaaaataaaataattcatatataattaattaataattctatatttatatttttaatcagcTTTTTTCATCTATTATTCAAGAGACCAACTTGTTACTTAGCAATTggattacaattttaaacaatttacatGAGTGCTTATGATCGCGGAGCGAGGGATTGTAATTCGCTGATACACTGTTGAAGAGCTGCTTTTTCTTGATCTGGTGTGATTGACTTCACCACGTTGTTGATTATCCATTGAGTCATGTGTTTCTGGGCAATTCTGCGCTCGACATTTGCAATTTGCAATTGGTAGTCCAATCGTTTTTtcacctaaaaaattaatgacagttttttaaataaaatttaataattttattcaatatttaaattaaaaaaaaaaaataacattaaaattaaaagtatcttatttatttatttatttatttatttccttatTATAGACCCAACAGCTTACGCCATTGACAGGGTCACTTACATATACAAAATAATCGGTGTCTTTATAAATATGATAAACttaaagctcaaaataatgACATTGTACGGTGCAACTTACAtggttatatataaaaaaaagggaGAAAAGTAGATGATTAATTAGTATAAtgttataatgaaataaagagTTACTGAAACCTGGTAAAgtctaaattttaatattatagacTTGCTATTCCCTCATAGAAGTAAGAATAGACGCCAAAGCACCGATCGTAATGGGTTGATTGAATCCAAAGAGATCAAGTGCTCTATCAGTATTATTAGCTAATAAGTTGCATATCAATGCCAATCTGAGCACCGGCGCTGACCTTTCAAAAGACGATCGAGCAGTACGCGTGTAAAAAAGTTGATAGGATCTAGAGTTCCTGGGAGGAATATAGAAAGGTAGTTGTTCAAGAATTCTAGGGCAGTCAATATGTCCacgtattaaattttttacaaacataAAGGCAACGCAAATTCTCCTCTCCTCCAGTGAAAGCAAACCTGAGTCTATACATAGCTTGTAATAGTTCACACCAGTCACTGGGTAAACACCGTGTTCTTTAAAACTTAAATACTTGAGAAATTTACGCTGTATTTTCTCAATATTTATGATATGCTTTTTATAGGTAGGAGACCAGATAACAGAAGCATATTCAAGTTTAGGGCGAACCAGTGACATATACAGTACTTTAATTGCATGCAggtttgtgaaattttttgtgctcCTAATCACAAAGCCAtcttaagaattttataattttatttaataaaaaaatttcttccaaaaaattgaatttttttctctaaattcTTTTGacgtaatttattaaaaaaaacatttttaaaatgatcaaatttcagttaaattaatttttattaataaaataattattaaaatttataaaaataacaaacctCATTGTAAACAGTGAATGCGCGCTCCCGGTAAGAAGCTTCAATCTGCATTTTAATATTCTCTTTCTTGGCATCCATGATCATCTGCTGAGCTTCAGACCTCCATTGCTCTTTCTTCTCGTGCTCAATGGCCTGCTCGTAGGCATCAACGGTGTCAGTACGGGTCCTCTTGGCCGCTTCTTCATCCTTGTCCATCTCAGCGTCCAAGTATTTGGCCATATGAGGACCAGCGTTCTTTACCACGACAATACTCATCACTAGACACGCGATACCGGTGTAGTACTCGTGCTCCATCACATAAAATTCTTTGGATACCAGGTATGTTGACAGTCCCAAGGCGAACATGTACGGACCTGGatgaatttgtaaaaaaaaaatattaaatgtctagaaaat includes the following:
- the LOC123268364 gene encoding adenosine deaminase-like protein; its protein translation is MDLFCQKLPKLELHAHLNGSVSQKTIRKLSELNNRNFNDELSRIDSSVSLKECFKIFDIVHSLTNTTEALFITTCDVINEFNDDNVIYLELRSTPRYVEGKMTKNEYIDTIIKAIEHSKKTTPGITVKLLVSVNRKNGFKDAEENIKLAIEYYKKYPECVVGIDLSGDPTQGDACLNLLKSARDVGLKIAAHCAEVPNEKEVMDILEFKPDRLGHCTNIHPNLSGSLKLFNKLIESKIPVELCLTSNLKCETVPSLSEHQFLYLYQANHPLCLATDDKGVFNTTLSLEYKLAADTFNLTKEDLKKLVRSSVDFAFISQQEKENLLATIDNKLTNIK
- the LOC123268366 gene encoding ATP synthase subunit b, mitochondrial: MLSRLALQKALATRLPALTRVQASSSAIEPQRRTRPLHPDPVRHGFIPEEWFQFFYNKTGYTGPYMFALGLSTYLVSKEFYVMEHEYYTGIACLVMSIVVVKNAGPHMAKYLDAEMDKDEEAAKRTRTDTVDAYEQAIEHEKKEQWRSEAQQMIMDAKKENIKMQIEASYRERAFTVYNEVKKRLDYQLQIANVERRIAQKHMTQWIINNVVKSITPDQEKAALQQCISELQSLAPRS